The stretch of DNA GCCATGATCTGACCGCACACATTTTCGGCGGAAAGGGATGCGGACCATGTTACTTCATAGATCAGGGAAAGATCTACCCGCTTGTCCGGCGTTTTTTTTGATGCTCCGCTTTCCGGAAATTTATCAGGAAAAACTTTGCTGGAGCGTTGCACGCCAATCCTGTTGAACAGTGCATCCAGCGCATGGCCGGTCACACGCATTTCTGAACATGAGGATCGGAATTCGGGTTTTACCTTCATGATCAACACACCTGAAATAGGTTCAGGTTTGTTGCTTTTAGGTTTATCAGCCATGGTCTGTGTGTATAAAAACAGACAGCCGATCACAGTGAATAATTTGTTCATTTGAAGCAGACGCATTCCCTTTGGACTAACGGGACGGTATACGGAAATAATTCAAAAGGGTTAGGGGGAGTGGAGGAGGGAGTTGGCAGTAGGCAGTTGGCAGACACATCACAGCATCAGCATCTCATAGGAAGGGAGGCGGTTCAGGAATTGCAGGGGCTGGTTTGCATCGGGAAGTTTGCAGAGAACGTGTTGGTTTCCGTTAGATAAAAGCATGTAACGTACTTGAAGCCGGGAATGGTAAACGGCTGCCTGCTGAAATACGCTTTCAGTGATTGCCACCTGAGGAGCTTTGCATTCAAGTAGCAACAAAGGCTTTCCAAATGAATCATGCACCACCAGGTCCGTCCTTTTTTTGAGACGGTTATAGCTCAACCCGGATTCAACCGACATGCGCCCCTTGGGCACCTGGATTTCTTCTGTAAGGTAACGAATCCAATGCTGACGGATGCTCTCCTCAGGTGTGAATGCAATGAACCGTTTTCTGACCGGATCAAAAACTTCCTGTCTTCCGCCTTGCAATCTGATATTGAAGGTATAGGAGGGTAATGTCAGTTCCATAAGTACGGGGCTCGGACCGAAATGTCAATAAAGATCACTTTGTTCATGGATGTAAAAGTAATAGGTTTGTAATGTAATCGGGATAGAATGAAAACCAAAGATGAAATCGTTAAGGATTGGCTTCCCAGGTATACGGGCCTGGATGCGTCCGG from Flavobacteriales bacterium encodes:
- a CDS encoding type I restriction enzyme HsdR N-terminal domain-containing protein; translated protein: MELTLPSYTFNIRLQGGRQEVFDPVRKRFIAFTPEESIRQHWIRYLTEEIQVPKGRMSVESGLSYNRLKKRTDLVVHDSFGKPLLLLECKAPQVAITESVFQQAAVYHSRLQVRYMLLSNGNQHVLCKLPDANQPLQFLNRLPSYEMLML